Proteins co-encoded in one Pocillopora verrucosa isolate sample1 chromosome 1, ASM3666991v2, whole genome shotgun sequence genomic window:
- the LOC131769052 gene encoding uncharacterized protein encodes MYLKTCLLILLCLGLIQARVYRKIPKLFRKGPAEELQVREVLKCYSCHGSNADTCDKKEKVCKQDYVCMKAEIPGYAYILQCASQAYYEQSVKDCSGGTCDVEKCDTSLCNDA; translated from the exons ATGTATCTGAAAACCTGCCTGCTCATTCTGCTCTGTCTTGGTCTCATACAGGCGAGAG TGTACAGGAAGATTCCAAAATTGTTTCGCAAGGGCCCGGCAGAGGAATTACAAGTGAGAG AGGTTTTGAAGTGTTACTCCTGCCATGGAAGTAACGCAGACACCTgcgacaaaaaggaaaaagtgtgCAAACAAGATTATGTCTGCATGAAAGCAGAAATACCAGGCTACGCGTATATACTTCAGTGCGCAAGCCAGGCGTATTATGAACAATCAGTAAAGGATTGTTCGGGTGGTACCTGTGACGTGGAGAAGTGTGATACGTCTTTGTGTAACGATGCATAA